From a single Actinomycetes bacterium genomic region:
- a CDS encoding aminoglycoside phosphotransferase family protein, whose translation MTVERWLQGGAGTPPLAVRRADGSAAVLKIAETGALDVSVRVLRAGGGHGYARILAWEADRGALLLERLGHDLGNESSTLGGQGQVLVPLLREAWRVPLTCGHPFQSKASDLLAILADLGPRYGSQHEDVLIVATEYAKELAASEMAEVVCHGDPHAGNVLRRGEGWALIDPDGFVGERAYDLGVVMRDACREIADAEAFQPGAARPMLREECRRLAEPANVDPERVWRWGFVERVTTGLYLRWFGHARESATFMDTATLLAN comes from the coding sequence TTGACGGTCGAGCGTTGGCTCCAGGGCGGAGCGGGTACGCCCCCCTTGGCGGTGAGGCGCGCTGATGGCTCGGCGGCCGTCCTCAAGATCGCGGAAACGGGGGCCCTAGACGTATCCGTGCGCGTCTTGCGAGCTGGAGGGGGTCACGGCTACGCGAGGATCCTGGCGTGGGAAGCCGACCGTGGCGCCCTGCTCCTTGAGCGACTTGGCCACGATCTCGGGAACGAGTCGTCCACGCTGGGCGGCCAGGGCCAGGTACTCGTGCCCTTGCTGCGGGAGGCCTGGCGAGTGCCACTGACCTGTGGTCATCCGTTCCAGAGCAAAGCATCGGATCTGTTGGCCATCCTGGCCGATCTGGGTCCGCGCTACGGGAGCCAGCATGAGGACGTGCTCATCGTCGCGACCGAGTACGCCAAGGAGTTGGCGGCGTCTGAGATGGCGGAGGTGGTGTGTCACGGTGACCCGCACGCCGGAAATGTGCTCCGCCGCGGAGAAGGCTGGGCACTGATCGACCCGGACGGATTCGTCGGCGAGCGCGCCTATGACCTCGGGGTGGTCATGCGGGACGCGTGCCGGGAGATCGCGGATGCCGAGGCGTTCCAGCCCGGCGCGGCACGCCCCATGCTGCGTGAGGAATGTCGCCGCTTGGCCGAGCCCGCGAACGTCGATCCCGAGCGCGTGTGGCGATGGGGTTTCGTCGAGCGCGTCACGACCGGCCTTTACCTCCGTTGGTTCGGCCACGCTCGCGAGTCAGCGACCTTCATGGACACGGCCACCCTCCTCGCGAACTAG